The Xiphias gladius isolate SHS-SW01 ecotype Sanya breed wild chromosome 9, ASM1685928v1, whole genome shotgun sequence genome window below encodes:
- the kcnh4b gene encoding potassium voltage-gated channel subfamily H member 4, with protein sequence MPVMKGLLAPQNTFLDTIATRFDGTHSNFLLGNAQGHRGYPIVYCSDGFCELTGFTRTEVMQKNCSCRFLYGADTSEHVAQQMEKALEGREEYQAEVHFYKKNGTAFWCLLDIVPIKNEKGEMVLFLFSFKDITDTHGKGHLNSKKEDDKRCRRKSSSHFSEARKRGRTMLYQLTSQFSRGGKGEVNLGGSMIDKPSIPEYKVAAVQKSRFILLHYSVSKALWDWLILLATFYVAVTVPYNVSFTPYDDTVTAARSTIVSDIAVEMLFIIDIILNFRTTYVSQSGQVVYEPRSICIHYATTWFFVDLVAALPFDLLYAFNITVTSLVHLLKTVRLLRLLRLLQKLDRYSQYSAMVLTLLMSVFALLAHWMACIWYMIGRKEIETNETWDIGWLHELGKRLETPYINSTVGGPTVRSSYIAALYFTLSSLTSVGFGNVCANTDAEKIFSICTMLIGALMHALVFGNVTAIIQRMYSRRSLYHTRMKDLKDFIRVHRLPQQLKQRMLEYFQTTWSVNNGIDVNELLHDFPDELRADIAMHLNKDILQLPVFKGASRGCLRSLSLHIKTSFCVPGEYLIRQGDALHANYFVCSGSLEVLKDSTVLAILGKGDLIGSDLPGTDQVIKTNADVKALTYCDLQYISVRGLREVLELYPEYASVFASDIRNNLTYNLREGSQDEGLNRFSRSPRLSHQEPRLPSIVETRGDDPDDSFHLSPSTRSRRNLLLPSFSSPVRRTSLGNLLGDELRQFNALRRCRSPNLSRGFRGQGSSPQPTTKQEHSIPTSALAPASTSAQGESGAEQKPSKLLIPTVTCFGPPDLSPRVVDGIEDDGHAFHFNVEDSGPKAKTGGSTQDSTQANATLFLETEEVRQSISQLNHKMGTLNQEVSELTKGLHHMMHLLQAHISVQHYKSSLPSCPYDVQMVSSPSTGPNTGMSFNLASACLLHNDPGGHEGHSHQSVPPVGHWSYSEATETPTESHHRPQSSSPPANSCLPLSLKSAPRLGSCYGSESMTTHLWTSPSLLSPNPGFQGGSPDLAPHAGHEGSDSRPLSASPSTISQSQPTLCLQPPSDSDEYSCLLSSAPTGTSTHSLLDPSPSSYPHLCLPSESHLNLSQTSHEDICVLMSTPTSHNLIQDTSIFQIEDSHHSIHPVSASLPTLPSHPLGSSLDSGSPQSDALEPHLRLGDASAVEHTSLECLLGNGGSTESRDSESASSRRSSIGVQTQSTEQSWCLDLTD encoded by the exons ACAGTAATTTCCTGCTGGGTAACGCCCAGGGCCACCGCGGCTACCCAATTGTCTACTGCTCAGACGGCTTCTGTGAATTGACGGGCTTCACAAGAACCGAGGTTATGCAGAAGAACTGCAGCTGCCGCTTCCTGTATGGGGCCGACACCAGCGAGCACGTGGCCCAGCAGATGGAGAAGGCACTGGAGGGCCGAGAGGAGTACCAGGCCGAGGTCCACTTCTACAAGAAGAACG GTACGGCCTTCTGGTGTCTGCTGGACATCGTGCCCATCAAGAACGAGAAGGGCGAAATggttctcttcctcttctcattcAAGGACATCACCGACACCCACGGAAAAGGCCACCTCAACAGCAAGAAGGAGG ACGACAAAAGGTGCAGGAGGAAGAGCAGCTCTCACTTCAGTGAGGCCAGGAAGCGTGGGCGCACCATGTTGTACCAGCTGACCAGCCAGTTCTCAAGGGGAGGCAAAGGAGAGGTCAACCTGGGTGGC AGCATGATTGACAAGCCTTCAATACCGGAGTACAaggtggcagcagtgcagaagTCGCGCTTCATTCTGCTCCACTACAGTGTGTCCAAAGCCTTGTGGGACTGGCTCATTCTGCTCGCTACATTCTATGTGGCTGTCACTGTGCCCTACAACGTCAGCTTCACGCCATACGATGATACTGTAACAGCTGCACGCTCCACCATCGTAAGCGACATTGCAGTGGAAATGCTCTTTATTATAG ACATTATCCTGAACTTCCGCACCACCTATGTGAGCCAGTCAGGCCAGGTGGTGTATGAGCCACGCTCCATTTGCATCCACTACGCCACCACCTGGTTCTTTGTGGACCTGGTGGCTGCCCTGCCCTTTGACCTGCTATATGCCTTCAACATCACAGTG ACCTCCTTGGTCCACCTGCTTAAGACAGTACGCCTGCTGCGTCTCCTTCGTCTGCTTCAGAAGCTGGATCGCTATTCCCAGTACAGCGCCATGGTACTGACCTTActaatgtctgtgtttgcgCTGCTTGCACACTGGATGGCCTGCATCTGGTACATGATTGGACGCAAGGAGATAGAGACCAATGAGACCTGGGACATTG GGTGGCTCCATGAGCTGGGCAAACGTCTGGAGACGCCCTATATCAACAGCACGGTGGGCGGCCCGACAGTGCGCAGCTCCTACATTGCTGCCCTTTACTTTACCCTCAGCAGCCTGACCAGTGTGGGCTTTGGCAATGTCTGTGCCAACACTGATGCTGAGAAGATCTTCTCCATCTGCACCATGCTCATCGGCG CACTGATGCACGCCCTTGTCTTTGGCAACGTAACAGCCATCATTCAGCGTATGTACTCACGCCGTTCTCTTTACCACACACGTATGAAGGACCTGAAGGACTTCATCCGTGTCCACCGTCTGCCTCAGCAGCTCAAACAACGCATGCTGGAGTACTTCCAGACCACATGGTCTGTCAACAACGGTATAGATGTCAACGAG CTCCTGCATGACTTCCCTGATGAGCTGCGGGCTGACATCGCCATGCATCTGAATAAGGACATTCTCCAGCTGCCGGTCTTTAAGGGGGCCAGTCGTGGCTGCCtgcgctctctctccctccatatAAAAACCTCTTTCTGTGTCCCTGGGGAGTACCTGATCCGTCAGGGCGATGCGCTTCATGCCAACTACTTTGTCTGCTCTGGGTCTCTGGAGGTGCTGAAAGACAGCACGGTGCTGGCCATATTAG GAAAAGGGGACCTGATTGGGTCTGACCTGCCTGGAACAGACCAGGTGATCAAGACCAATGCTGATGTGAAGGCCTTGACCTACTGTGACCTGCAGTATATCAGCGTACGAGGCCTGAGAGAGGTGCTGGAACTTTACCCTGAATATGCTAGCGTGTTTGCCTCTGATATCCGCAACAACCTCACATATAACCTGCGTGAGGGCAGCCAGGACGAG GGTCTCAACAGGTTTTCAAGGTCACCCAGGCTCTCCCAT CAGGAACCCAGGCTCCCCTCTATCGTGGAAACCAGGGGTGATGACCCAGACGACTCCTTCCACCTCTCGCCATCTACCCGTTCCCGTCGCAACCTCCTGCTGCCCAGCTTCAGCAGCCCTGTTCGCCGTACATCCCTGGGGAACCTCCTTGGGGATGAGTTGCGGCAGTTCAATGCCCTGCGACGCTGCCGCTCCCCCAATCTCAGCCGTGGCTTTCGTGGGCAGGGCTCATCCCCTCAGCCAACAACCAAACAAGAGCACAGCATCCCTACGTCAGCCCTGGCCCCAGCTTCAACTTCAGCCCAGGGAGAGTCAGGAGCTGAGCAAAAGCCTTCAAAGCTGCTCATCCCAACTGTCACCTGCTTTGGACCCCCAGACCTTAGTCCAAG GGTTGTAGACGGCATTGAAGACGATGGGCACGCGTTCCATTTCAACGTGGAGGACAGCGGGCCTAAAGCCAAAACAGGAGGCAGCACCCAAG ACTCCACACAGGCAAATGCGACTTTGTTTCTGGAGACAGAGGAGGTCAGGCAGAGCATCAGTCAACTCAACCATAAG ATGGGCACATTAAACCAGGAAGTATCTGAGCTCACCAAGGGCCTGCACCATATGATGCACCTCCTCCAGGCTCACATATCCGTGCAACACTACAAATCCTCCCTCCCCTCATGCCCGTACGACGTCCAAATGGTGTCTAGCCCTTCCACAGGCCCCAACACTGGCATGTCATTCAACCTAGCATCAGCCTGCCTCCTCCATAATGATCCTGGGGGACATGAAGGCCATAGCCACCAAAGTGTCCCACCTGTTGGCCACTGGAGCTACAGTGAAGCTACTGAAACCCCAACAGAGAGCCACCACCGACCTCAGTCCTCTAGTCCACCTGCTAACTCctgtcttcccctctctctaAAGTCTGCACCCAGGTTAGGCTCATGTTATGGCTCTGAGAGCATGACCACACATCTGTGGACCAGCCCGTCTCTTCTCAGCCCCAACCCAGGCTTCCAGGGTGGAAGTCCAGACCTTGCACCTCATGCTGGGCATGAAGGTTCTGACAGCAGACCTCTCAGTGCTAGCCCAAGTACCATCAGCCAGTCCCAGCCCACTTTGTGCCTGCAACCCCCCAGTGATAGTGATGAATACTCTTGCCTTTTGTCCAGTGCCCCTACAGGTACGTCCACGCACAGCTTGCTGGACCCATCACCGAGCTCTTACCCCCATCTCTGCCTGCCCTCTGAGTCCCATCTCAACTTATCACAAACTTCACATGAGGACATTTGTGTTCTGATGTCCACCCCAACATCTCATAATCTGATCCAGGATACCTCCATCTTCCAAATCGAGGACTCACACCACTCTATCCAccctgtctctgcctctctgccgACATTGCCCAGCCACCCTCTTGGGTCCTCCCTGGATTCAGGGTCACCACAATCGGATGCTCTTGAGCCCCATCTCCGACTGGGCGATGCATCTGCCGTAGAACACACCAGTCTGGAGTGCCTACTGGGGAACGGGGGCTCTACGGAGAGCAGGGACAGTGAAAGTGCATCATCACGAAGGTCCAGCATCGGTGTCCAGACTCAGAGCACAGAGCAGTCGTGGTGCCTGGACCTGACAGATTAA
- the LOC120794782 gene encoding ras-related protein Rab-5C-like isoform X1, whose amino-acid sequence MAGRGGGATRPNGATAANKICQFKLVLLGESAVGKSSLVLRFVKGQFHEFQESTIGAAFLTQTVCLDDTTVKFEIWDTAGQERYHSLAPMYYRGAQAAIVVYDITNTDTFVRAKNWVKELQRQASPNIVIALAGNKADIANKRAVDLQEAQAYADDNSLLFMETSAKTAMNVNEIFMAIAKKLPKNDAQGGAGQGGRTRTGVDLQEAAPQGRSGQCCGGGN is encoded by the exons ATGGCTGGGCGCGGTGGAGGAGCAACCAGGCCTAATGGGGCCACAGCAGCAAACAAAATCTGCCAGTTCAAACTGGTGCTGCTGGGGGAGTCGGCAGTGGGCAAGTCCAGCTTAGTGCTGCGGTTTGTCAAAGGCCAGTTCCATGAATTCCAGGAGAGTACTATTGGAG CTGCCTTCCTCACTCAGACTGTCTGTCTGGACGACACCACTGTGAAGTTTGAGATCTGGGACACGGCGGGTCAAGAGCGCTACCACAGCCTGGCTCCAATGTACTACAGAGGAGCACAGGCGGCCATTGTGGTCTACGACATTACCAACACA GATACTTTCGTACGAGCAAAAAACTGGGTGAAGGAACTGCAGAGACAAGCCAGTCCCAACATAGTGATTGCTCTGGCAGGCAACAAGGCAGACATCGCAAACAAGAGAGCTGTAGACCTACAG GAGGCACAAGCGTATGCTGATGACAACAGTCTACTCTTCATGGAGACCTCAGCCAAGACTGCCATGAATGTCAATGAAATTTTCATGGCTATTG CAAAGAAACTACCGAAGAACGATGCTCAGGGTGGAGCTGGACAAGGTGGACGAACCCGGACAGGAGTGGATCTACAAGAAGCTGCTCCTCAGGGTCGCAGTGGCCAGTGCTGTGGTGGCGGCAATTAG
- the LOC120794782 gene encoding ras-related protein Rab-5C-like isoform X2: MAGRGGGATRPNGATAANKICQFKLVLLGESAVGKSSLVLRFVKGQFHEFQESTIGAAFLTQTVCLDDTTVKFEIWDTAGQERYHSLAPMYYRGAQAAIVVYDITNTDTFVRAKNWVKELQRQASPNIVIALAGNKADIANKRAVDLQEAQAYADDNSLLFMETSAKTAMNVNEIFMAIAKKLPKNDAQGGAGQGGRTRTGVDLQEAAPQGRSGQCCGGGN; this comes from the exons ATGGCTGGGCGCGGTGGAGGAGCAACCAGGCCTAATGGGGCCACAGCAGCAAACAAAATCTGCCAGTTCAAACTGGTGCTGCTGGGGGAGTCGGCAGTGGGCAAGTCCAGCTTAGTGCTGCGGTTTGTCAAAGGCCAGTTCCATGAATTCCAGGAGAGTACTATTGGAG CTGCCTTCCTCACTCAGACTGTCTGTCTGGACGACACCACTGTGAAGTTTGAGATCTGGGACACGGCGGGTCAAGAGCGCTACCACAGCCTGGCTCCAATGTACTACAGAGGAGCACAGGCGGCCATTGTGGTCTACGACATTACCAACACA GATACTTTCGTACGAGCAAAAAACTGGGTGAAGGAACTGCAGAGACAAGCCAGTCCCAACATAGTGATTGCTCTGGCAGGCAACAAGGCAGACATCGCAAACAAGAGAGCTGTAGACCTACAG GAGGCACAAGCGTATGCTGATGACAACAGTCTACTCTTCATGGAGACCTCAGCCAAGACTGCCATGAATGTCAATGAAATTTTCATGGCTATTG CAAAGAAACTACCGAAGAACGATGCTCAGGGTGGAGCTGGACAAGGTGGACGAACCCGGACAGGAGTGGATCTACAAGAAGCTGCTCCTCAGGGTCGCAGTGGCCAGTGCTGTGGTGGCGGCAATTA